One window from the genome of Variovorax sp. PAMC26660 encodes:
- a CDS encoding ABC transporter substrate-binding protein: MRPLRIGVIGSWSGPYAGGGRQFDAGMAVWLAAHNQHIAGRPVELLRRDVPGSAPEQARRQAQDLVESERVDLLAGLDFSSNAYAVGNVATQAKIPVVVMNAASSGITARCPFAVRTSFTIAQVTLPLARWALQQGLRDVCTVVADYASGVDAESAFVSGITAGGGRVGAMLRVPLATLDYSAYMLRLRELKPQAVFFFLPSGQMPASFLKFWRDRGMADTGIRLLATGDATDDNYLQGIGELADGLVTSHHYSFAHESPANRRFTGVFETEYGSHLRPGYFAVAAHDALAAIDAAMSSPAARGGVSGERLVDAFRGLKLDSPRGPIEIDAHTRDIVQTVYIRRVERHEGRWINREFEHFERVRDPGV, encoded by the coding sequence GTGCGGCCCTTGCGCATCGGCGTCATCGGTTCGTGGTCCGGCCCTTATGCGGGTGGTGGGCGCCAGTTCGATGCCGGCATGGCTGTCTGGCTCGCGGCGCACAACCAGCACATTGCGGGCCGGCCAGTCGAACTGCTGCGGCGCGACGTGCCGGGCAGCGCGCCCGAGCAGGCGCGGCGCCAGGCGCAAGACCTCGTGGAAAGCGAGCGCGTCGACCTGCTGGCGGGGCTCGACTTCAGCTCCAACGCCTATGCCGTCGGCAACGTCGCCACGCAGGCGAAGATTCCGGTCGTGGTGATGAACGCGGCATCCTCGGGCATCACGGCGCGCTGTCCCTTCGCGGTACGCACGTCGTTCACCATCGCCCAGGTCACGTTGCCGCTGGCGCGCTGGGCGCTGCAGCAGGGCCTGCGCGACGTGTGCACGGTGGTGGCCGACTACGCCTCGGGCGTCGATGCCGAAAGCGCCTTCGTCTCGGGCATCACCGCGGGCGGCGGCCGGGTTGGCGCGATGCTGCGGGTGCCGCTGGCCACGCTCGACTATTCGGCCTACATGCTGCGCCTGCGCGAACTCAAGCCGCAGGCGGTGTTCTTCTTCCTGCCTTCGGGGCAGATGCCGGCGAGCTTCCTGAAGTTCTGGCGCGACCGCGGCATGGCCGATACCGGCATCCGCCTGCTGGCGACCGGCGATGCCACCGACGACAACTACCTCCAGGGCATCGGCGAGCTGGCCGATGGCCTCGTGACCAGCCATCACTATTCGTTTGCGCACGAGTCACCGGCCAACCGCCGCTTCACCGGCGTCTTCGAGACGGAGTACGGCAGCCATCTGCGGCCGGGTTATTTCGCGGTGGCGGCGCACGACGCGCTCGCGGCCATCGACGCCGCGATGAGTTCACCCGCCGCGCGCGGCGGTGTGAGCGGGGAGCGGCTGGTCGATGCCTTCCGGGGCCTGAAGCTCGACAGCCCGCGCGGGCCGATCGAGATCGACGCCCACACGCGCGACATCGTGCAGACCGTGTACATCCGCCGCGTGGAGCGTCACGAGGGACGCTGGATCAACCGCGAGTTCGAGCACTTCGAGCGGGTGCGCGACCCGGGCGTCTGA
- a CDS encoding SDR family oxidoreductase, producing MALTKTALIVGAGDATGGAIARRFAREGYATCVTRRSLDKLQPLVAQIEADGGRAHAFACDARKEEEVVALIEQIESTIGPIEVMVFNIGANVPESILTESARKYFKVWEMACFSGFLNGREVAKRMVSRELPKGGHRGTIIFTGATASLRGAANFGAFSGAKMALRALAQSMARELGPQGIHVAHVVVDGAIDTEFIRSNFPERYALKEDDGILNPEHIADAYWMLHSQPRDAWTHELDLRPWSEKF from the coding sequence ATGGCGCTCACCAAGACCGCACTCATCGTCGGCGCGGGCGATGCCACCGGCGGCGCCATTGCGCGTCGCTTCGCCCGCGAGGGCTATGCCACCTGTGTCACGCGGCGCAGCCTGGACAAGCTGCAGCCGCTGGTTGCGCAGATCGAGGCGGATGGCGGGCGCGCCCATGCGTTTGCCTGCGATGCGCGCAAGGAGGAGGAAGTGGTCGCGCTGATCGAGCAGATCGAATCGACCATCGGCCCGATCGAGGTGATGGTGTTCAACATCGGTGCGAACGTGCCGGAGAGCATCCTGACCGAGAGCGCGCGCAAGTACTTCAAGGTGTGGGAGATGGCCTGTTTCTCGGGCTTTCTCAACGGACGTGAAGTGGCCAAGCGGATGGTGTCGCGTGAGCTGCCGAAGGGCGGGCATCGCGGCACGATCATCTTCACGGGGGCGACGGCTTCGCTGCGTGGAGCGGCCAACTTTGGCGCTTTCTCCGGCGCGAAGATGGCCTTGCGTGCGCTGGCTCAATCGATGGCGCGTGAGTTGGGGCCACAGGGCATTCACGTGGCGCACGTTGTCGTCGACGGTGCCATCGACACCGAGTTCATCCGCAGCAATTTCCCCGAGCGCTATGCGCTGAAGGAAGACGACGGCATCCTCAACCCGGAGCACATTGCCGATGCCTACTGGATGCTTCACTCGCAGCCGCGTGATGCGTGGACGCATGAGCTTGATCTGCGTCCGTGGTCCGAGAAATTCTGA
- a CDS encoding ABCB family ABC transporter ATP-binding protein/permease, with protein MRRSGEALPPSHTVSGHPPATSDRSDWATLRRLFPYLWQYKWRVIAALTFMVGAKVANVGVPVLLKNLIDTMTPKPDMAQALLIVPIGLLLAYGLLRFSTAMFGELRELIFAKATEGTARQIALEVFGHLHALSLRFHLERQTGGMTRDIERGTRGVHSLISMSLYSIVPTIIELVLVLTILGVKFDSLFVWITLAALVLYITFTVTVTEWRTQFRKTMNELDSMAQSRAVDSLLNYETVKYFNNEEFEARRYDASLDRYRKAAIKSQRTLSMLNMGQQLLIAISLVLMLWRATSGVVEGRMTLGDLVMVNAFMIQLYIPLNFLGVIYREIKQSLTDLDKMFVLMEKEREVRDAPDAQPLSLLPLPPAEGRGDGGGVNSTIRFEDVSFAYESARPILKHVSFEIPAGKTVAVVGPSGSGKSTLARLLYRFYDVQQGRITIGGEDIREVTQSSVRRAIGIVPQDTVLFNDTVEYNIAYGRPGASREEVEDAARAARIHDFISATPKGYETTVGERGLKLSGGEKQRVAIARTLLKNPPIVIFDEATSALDSANERAIQSELKSAAQDKTTLVIAHRLSTVVDAHEILVLESGVIVERGTHAELLAQQGRYAQMWALQKSEATPLM; from the coding sequence ATGCGCCGCAGCGGCGAAGCCCTTCCCCCCTCCCACACCGTCTCCGGCCACCCGCCGGCGACCAGCGACCGTTCCGACTGGGCGACGCTGCGCCGCCTCTTTCCCTACCTCTGGCAGTACAAGTGGCGGGTGATTGCCGCGCTCACGTTCATGGTGGGCGCCAAGGTGGCCAACGTGGGCGTGCCGGTGCTGCTGAAAAACCTCATCGACACGATGACGCCCAAGCCCGACATGGCGCAGGCGTTGCTGATCGTGCCGATCGGGCTCCTTCTGGCGTATGGGCTGCTGCGTTTTTCGACCGCCATGTTCGGCGAGCTGCGCGAGCTGATCTTCGCCAAAGCCACCGAAGGCACGGCGCGGCAGATTGCGCTGGAGGTGTTCGGCCACCTGCACGCGCTGAGCCTGCGCTTTCACCTGGAGCGCCAGACCGGCGGCATGACGCGCGACATCGAGCGCGGCACGCGCGGCGTGCACTCGCTCATTTCGATGTCGCTCTACAGCATCGTGCCGACCATCATCGAGCTGGTGCTGGTGCTCACCATCCTGGGCGTGAAGTTCGATTCGCTGTTCGTCTGGATCACGCTCGCGGCGCTGGTGCTGTACATCACCTTCACGGTCACGGTGACCGAGTGGCGCACGCAGTTCCGCAAGACCATGAACGAACTCGACTCCATGGCGCAGAGCCGCGCGGTCGATTCGCTGCTGAACTACGAAACTGTCAAGTACTTCAACAACGAGGAGTTCGAGGCCAGGCGCTACGACGCCAGCCTCGACCGCTACCGCAAGGCCGCCATCAAGAGCCAGCGCACGCTGAGCATGCTCAACATGGGGCAGCAGTTGCTGATTGCGATCAGCCTGGTGCTGATGCTGTGGCGCGCCACCTCGGGCGTGGTCGAAGGGCGCATGACGCTGGGCGACCTGGTGATGGTCAACGCCTTCATGATCCAGCTCTACATTCCGCTGAACTTCCTGGGCGTGATCTATCGCGAGATCAAGCAGAGCCTGACCGACCTGGACAAGATGTTCGTGCTGATGGAAAAGGAGCGCGAGGTGCGCGATGCGCCGGATGCGCAGCCGTTGTCTTTGCTCCCTCTCCCTCCGGCAGAGGGCAGGGGTGACGGCGGCGGCGTCAACTCCACCATCCGCTTCGAAGACGTCAGCTTTGCCTACGAGTCCGCGCGCCCCATCCTCAAGCACGTGAGCTTCGAGATTCCCGCCGGCAAGACGGTGGCCGTGGTCGGCCCTTCAGGCTCGGGCAAGTCCACGTTGGCGCGGCTGCTGTACCGCTTCTATGACGTGCAGCAGGGCCGTATCACCATCGGCGGCGAAGACATCCGCGAGGTCACGCAGTCGAGTGTGCGCCGCGCCATCGGCATCGTGCCGCAGGACACGGTGCTGTTCAACGATACGGTCGAATACAACATCGCCTACGGCCGCCCGGGTGCGAGCCGCGAAGAGGTGGAAGACGCCGCACGCGCCGCCCGCATCCACGACTTCATCTCGGCCACGCCCAAGGGCTACGAAACGACGGTGGGCGAGCGCGGCCTGAAGCTCTCGGGCGGCGAGAAGCAGCGCGTGGCCATCGCGCGCACGCTGCTGAAGAACCCGCCGATCGTGATCTTCGACGAGGCCACCTCGGCGCTCGACTCGGCCAACGAACGCGCGATCCAGTCCGAACTCAAGAGCGCCGCGCAGGACAAGACCACGCTGGTCATCGCGCACCGCCTGTCGACGGTGGTCGATGCGCACGAGATCCTGGTGCTGGAGTCGGGCGTGATCGTCGAGCGCGGCACGCATGCCGAACTGCTCGCGCAGCAAGGCCGCTACGCGCAGATGTGGGCTTTGCAGAAGAGCGAAGCGACACCGCTGATGTAG
- a CDS encoding acyl-CoA thioesterase: protein MSDTSSAAAAATLKSLPTDMELVLKVIPMPADCNANGDIFGGWVMAQCDLAGSVIPARYAKGRQATVAVNEFIFKQPVRLGDILSFYSKLVRIGRTSVTVTVEVFAERFRAQGEYIKVTQATFTYVAIDDNGRPRVIEQQP from the coding sequence ATGTCCGATACTTCCAGTGCTGCCGCGGCAGCGACCCTCAAGAGCCTGCCCACTGACATGGAGCTGGTGCTCAAGGTCATTCCGATGCCGGCTGACTGCAATGCCAACGGCGACATCTTCGGCGGCTGGGTCATGGCCCAGTGCGATCTGGCCGGCTCGGTGATCCCGGCGCGCTATGCCAAGGGCCGCCAGGCCACGGTGGCGGTGAACGAATTCATCTTCAAGCAGCCGGTGCGGCTGGGCGACATCCTCTCGTTCTATTCGAAGCTGGTGCGCATCGGGCGCACTTCGGTCACGGTCACGGTCGAGGTGTTTGCCGAGCGCTTTCGCGCGCAGGGCGAGTACATCAAGGTGACGCAGGCCACCTTCACCTATGTGGCCATCGACGACAACGGCCGCCCCCGGGTCATCGAACAGCAGCCCTGA
- a CDS encoding LysR substrate-binding domain-containing protein: METKWLEDFISLAETRSFSRSAQLRHVTQPAFSRRIQALEGWAGTDLVDRSSYPTRLTPAGQTLYSQAIEMLQSLQSTRAMLRGHSAAGQDVIEIAVPHTLAFTFFPSWVTSLREHFGPIKSRLIALNVHDAVLRLVEGSCDLLIAYHHPSQPLQLDANKYEMVSLGEETVAPWVKADADGAPRYRLPGRPGQPLPYLGYAPGAYLGRVVDQLLKESGTAIHLDRVYETDMAEGLKVMALEGHGIAFLPQSAVRKEIKARKLVSALPPEIDSLEATMEIRAYRERPTAPAPVKTGSGRAAKSAVSESLQPKRTADALWSYLVGTQPPH, encoded by the coding sequence ATGGAAACAAAGTGGCTAGAAGACTTCATCAGCTTGGCGGAAACCCGCAGCTTCAGCCGCTCGGCGCAATTGAGGCATGTGACCCAGCCGGCGTTCTCGCGCCGCATCCAGGCGCTCGAAGGCTGGGCCGGCACCGATCTGGTCGATCGCAGTTCCTACCCCACGCGGCTCACGCCCGCGGGCCAGACGCTCTACAGCCAGGCCATCGAGATGCTGCAGTCGCTGCAGAGCACCCGCGCCATGCTGCGCGGCCACTCGGCCGCCGGGCAGGATGTGATCGAGATCGCGGTGCCACACACGCTGGCCTTCACCTTCTTCCCCTCGTGGGTGACCAGCCTGCGCGAGCACTTCGGGCCGATCAAGAGCCGGCTCATCGCGCTCAATGTGCACGACGCGGTGCTGCGGCTGGTCGAAGGCAGTTGCGACCTGCTGATCGCCTACCACCACCCCTCGCAGCCGCTGCAGCTCGATGCCAACAAGTACGAGATGGTCAGCCTCGGCGAGGAAACCGTGGCGCCCTGGGTCAAGGCCGATGCCGACGGCGCGCCGCGCTACCGGCTGCCCGGTCGTCCCGGCCAGCCGCTGCCCTACCTGGGCTATGCGCCCGGCGCCTACCTCGGCCGCGTGGTCGACCAGTTGCTCAAAGAGTCGGGCACCGCCATCCACCTCGACCGCGTCTATGAAACCGACATGGCCGAAGGCCTGAAGGTGATGGCGCTCGAAGGCCACGGCATCGCCTTCCTGCCGCAGAGCGCGGTGCGCAAGGAGATCAAGGCGCGCAAGCTGGTGAGCGCGCTGCCGCCCGAGATCGACAGCCTTGAAGCCACGATGGAGATTCGCGCCTACCGCGAGCGGCCCACCGCGCCGGCGCCGGTGAAGACCGGCAGCGGACGCGCCGCCAAGAGCGCCGTCTCCGAGAGCCTGCAGCCCAAGCGCACGGCCGATGCGTTGTGGTCGTATCTTGTCGGCACGCAGCCGCCGCATTAA
- a CDS encoding amidase, which translates to MPSADLLELSATELSRRIAARDVSCLEVMQASLARIEALNPRFNAIVSLREPAQLLAEAGERDAELARGERRGWMHGFPLAVKDLSHAAGLPTSMGSPLSPRSPARTDSLHVARMRAAGAIVIGKTNTPEFGLGSHTYNTVFGTTRNAYAPERSAGGSSGGAAVALALGMLPVADGSDMMGSLRNPAAFNNVIGMRPSRGRVPGDPEQELFFQQLGCEGPMARTVEDTARLLAVQSGFDGRVPLSSPHALPSPDALQLDGDGKGLRIGWLGSIWPDLPLATGIRELGEKALDTFRTIGCEVEPCTLDVPREHNWSAWLRLRQLLVGGKLGAYLSDPKLFAQLKPEARWEIEQSRHLDAASLYQASLYRSNVYRAFLKLFERFDFVVAPTAQVFPFDAELHWPAEVAGVQSDTYHRWMEIVTPFTLAGLPTLNVRAGFGEGGLPMGIQLAGPIHADLDVLRLGHAYDRACGWASHRPPVLA; encoded by the coding sequence ATGCCATCAGCCGACTTGCTCGAACTCAGCGCCACCGAACTTTCGCGCCGCATCGCCGCGCGCGACGTGTCCTGCCTTGAAGTGATGCAGGCCTCGCTGGCCCGCATCGAGGCATTGAACCCACGCTTCAACGCCATCGTCTCCCTGCGCGAGCCGGCACAGTTGCTGGCCGAGGCCGGGGAGCGCGACGCCGAATTGGCGCGTGGCGAACGGCGCGGCTGGATGCACGGCTTTCCGCTGGCGGTGAAGGACCTGAGCCATGCCGCCGGCCTGCCGACCTCGATGGGCTCGCCCCTGTCGCCGCGCTCGCCGGCGCGCACCGACAGCCTGCACGTGGCGCGCATGCGTGCCGCCGGCGCCATCGTCATCGGCAAGACCAACACACCCGAATTCGGGCTCGGTTCGCACACCTACAACACCGTGTTCGGCACCACCCGCAACGCCTATGCGCCCGAGCGCAGCGCGGGCGGCAGCAGCGGCGGCGCGGCCGTCGCACTGGCCCTGGGCATGCTGCCGGTGGCCGACGGCAGCGACATGATGGGATCGCTGCGCAACCCCGCCGCCTTCAACAACGTGATCGGCATGCGGCCCTCGCGCGGGCGCGTGCCCGGCGACCCCGAGCAGGAACTGTTCTTCCAGCAGCTCGGCTGCGAAGGTCCTATGGCCCGCACGGTGGAAGACACGGCACGGCTGCTGGCGGTGCAGTCCGGCTTCGACGGCCGTGTGCCGCTGTCGTCGCCCCACGCCCTGCCCTCGCCCGATGCGCTGCAGCTCGACGGCGACGGCAAGGGCCTGCGCATCGGCTGGCTCGGCAGCATCTGGCCCGATCTGCCGCTCGCAACCGGCATCCGCGAACTCGGCGAGAAGGCGCTCGACACCTTCCGCACCATCGGCTGCGAGGTCGAGCCCTGCACGCTCGACGTGCCGCGCGAGCACAACTGGAGCGCCTGGCTGCGCTTGCGGCAACTGCTGGTGGGCGGCAAGCTCGGCGCCTACCTGAGCGATCCGAAGCTGTTCGCGCAGCTCAAGCCCGAGGCGCGTTGGGAGATCGAGCAAAGCCGGCATCTGGATGCGGCCTCGCTGTACCAGGCCTCGCTCTACCGCTCGAACGTGTACCGCGCGTTTCTCAAGCTGTTCGAGCGCTTCGACTTCGTGGTGGCGCCGACGGCGCAGGTGTTTCCGTTCGACGCGGAACTGCACTGGCCGGCGGAAGTGGCCGGCGTGCAGAGCGATACGTACCACCGGTGGATGGAGATCGTGACGCCGTTCACGCTGGCGGGCCTGCCAACGCTCAACGTGCGTGCCGGGTTCGGGGAGGGCGGCTTGCCGATGGGCATTCAGCTCGCCGGGCCGATCCATGCGGATCTCGATGTGCTGCGGCTGGGTCATGCGTATGACCGGGCATGCGGCTGGGCATCCCACCGTCCCCCGGTATTGGCTTGA
- a CDS encoding 2-hydroxychromene-2-carboxylate isomerase, translated as MTKSVDFYFDFGSPAAYLAATQLPHVCADTGAELVWKPMLLGGVFQATGNHSPAEIKPKGPYMTADLQRFAKRYGVAYEHNPHFPINTLLLMRGATGIQMKEPARFGAYVDAIYHAMWVAPKNLNDPATVGAVLQNAGFDATALLALAGAQEVKDRLKAVTQEAVERGVFGAPTMFVGNQMFWGQDRLDFVREALVAA; from the coding sequence ATGACAAAGTCCGTCGACTTCTATTTCGACTTCGGCAGCCCCGCCGCCTACCTGGCCGCGACGCAGCTGCCGCACGTGTGCGCAGACACCGGCGCCGAGCTGGTGTGGAAGCCCATGCTGCTCGGCGGCGTGTTCCAGGCCACCGGCAACCATTCGCCCGCAGAGATCAAACCCAAGGGCCCGTACATGACGGCCGACCTTCAGCGCTTTGCCAAGCGTTACGGCGTGGCTTATGAACACAACCCGCACTTCCCCATCAACACGCTGCTGCTGATGCGCGGTGCCACCGGCATCCAGATGAAGGAGCCGGCGCGCTTCGGCGCGTATGTCGATGCGATCTACCACGCGATGTGGGTTGCGCCGAAGAACCTCAACGACCCGGCAACGGTCGGCGCGGTGCTTCAGAATGCGGGCTTCGACGCCACTGCCTTGCTCGCGCTGGCCGGCGCGCAGGAGGTGAAAGACCGCCTCAAGGCCGTCACGCAAGAGGCAGTGGAACGCGGCGTGTTCGGCGCTCCCACCATGTTCGTCGGCAACCAGATGTTCTGGGGCCAGGACCGGCTCGATTTCGTGCGTGAAGCACTGGTGGCCGCCTGA
- a CDS encoding enoyl-CoA hydratase — protein MSDILVHTEAGVMTLTFNRLDKKNSITSSMYAELADALATAESDAAVRCVLIQGDPTIFSAGNDIGDFLNAPPANQESPVFRFLRGIATFPKPIVAAVCGPAVGIGTTMLFHCDLVYAGDNAAFSLPFVNLGLCPEAASSLLVPQMLGYHRAAEALLLGEPFMAEAALEVGLVNRVVPPTEANAIAQTQARKLAAKPLTALIETKRLLKKAQMPAVLERMDEEGASFGRMLREPAAREAFGAFMEKRKPDFSKV, from the coding sequence ATGAGCGACATCCTCGTCCACACCGAAGCCGGTGTGATGACCCTGACCTTCAACCGTCTGGACAAGAAAAACTCGATCACCAGCAGCATGTATGCCGAGCTGGCCGACGCGCTGGCGACGGCCGAGAGCGACGCGGCTGTGCGCTGCGTGCTGATCCAGGGCGACCCGACGATCTTCAGCGCCGGCAACGACATCGGCGATTTCCTGAATGCGCCGCCCGCCAACCAGGAGTCGCCGGTGTTCCGCTTCCTGCGCGGCATCGCGACCTTTCCGAAGCCGATCGTCGCGGCCGTCTGCGGCCCGGCCGTGGGCATCGGCACCACGATGCTGTTCCACTGCGACCTCGTCTATGCGGGCGACAACGCGGCCTTCTCGCTGCCCTTCGTGAACCTGGGCCTGTGTCCCGAAGCGGCATCGAGCCTGCTGGTGCCGCAGATGCTGGGCTACCACCGCGCCGCCGAAGCGCTGCTGCTGGGCGAGCCCTTCATGGCCGAGGCCGCGCTCGAGGTGGGCCTGGTCAACCGCGTGGTGCCACCGACCGAGGCGAACGCGATTGCCCAGACGCAGGCCCGCAAGCTCGCTGCCAAGCCGCTGACCGCGCTGATCGAAACCAAGCGCCTGCTGAAGAAGGCGCAGATGCCCGCAGTGCTCGAACGCATGGACGAAGAAGGCGCGAGCTTTGGCCGCATGCTGCGCGAACCGGCGGCCCGCGAGGCTTTCGGCGCGTTCATGGAGAAGCGCAAGCCGGACTTTTCAAAGGTCTGA
- a CDS encoding 2-hydroxyacid dehydrogenase encodes MSTKIPLLVLNRLSRAHQAQIAEVYDATFAFDAAQRAAAVAEHGKKFRAVLTIGVIGIKPEEIAAMPAVELICCLGAGYEGVPLEVTRARGIVTANGAGTNDDCVADHAFGLLISIVREFRKLDRLCREGVWRDAIPQPANVSGKKLGILGLGTIGQKIAKRGAAFDMEIGYHNRKPREGATHRYFDDLKSLAGWADFLVLAAPGGPATRHLVNAEVLDALGPQGYLVSIGRGSVVDTEALAAALRENRIAGAGLDVYESEPKRPEQLVGLDNVLLTPHMAGWSPEATQRSVDHFLANVERHFAGRGVVTPI; translated from the coding sequence GTGTCGACCAAGATTCCCTTGCTGGTGCTCAACCGGCTCTCCAGAGCCCACCAGGCCCAGATTGCCGAGGTCTATGACGCGACCTTTGCCTTCGACGCCGCCCAGCGCGCAGCCGCGGTTGCCGAGCACGGCAAGAAATTCCGCGCGGTGTTGACCATCGGCGTCATCGGCATCAAGCCCGAGGAAATCGCGGCCATGCCGGCGGTGGAGCTGATCTGCTGCCTGGGTGCGGGCTACGAAGGCGTGCCGCTCGAGGTGACGCGCGCGCGCGGCATCGTCACGGCCAACGGCGCCGGCACCAACGACGACTGCGTGGCCGACCATGCCTTCGGGCTGCTCATCAGCATCGTGCGCGAGTTCCGCAAGCTCGATCGCCTGTGCCGCGAAGGCGTGTGGCGCGACGCCATTCCGCAACCGGCCAACGTGTCGGGCAAGAAGCTGGGCATCCTGGGGCTGGGCACCATCGGCCAGAAGATCGCCAAGCGCGGCGCCGCGTTCGACATGGAGATTGGCTATCACAACCGCAAGCCGCGCGAAGGCGCGACGCACCGTTACTTCGATGACCTGAAGTCGCTGGCGGGCTGGGCCGACTTCCTGGTGCTCGCGGCGCCGGGCGGGCCAGCGACGCGTCATCTGGTCAATGCCGAAGTGCTCGATGCACTGGGGCCGCAGGGCTACCTGGTCAGCATCGGACGCGGCAGCGTGGTCGACACCGAGGCGCTGGCTGCGGCGCTGCGCGAGAACCGCATCGCGGGCGCTGGCCTCGATGTGTACGAGAGCGAGCCCAAGCGCCCCGAGCAGCTGGTCGGGCTCGACAACGTGCTGCTGACCCCGCACATGGCGGGCTGGTCGCCCGAGGCGACGCAGAGGTCGGTCGATCATTTCCTGGCGAATGTCGAAAGGCACTTCGCGGGGCGCGGCGTCGTCACCCCGATCTGA
- a CDS encoding aspartate ammonia-lyase, with translation MSSNFRTEHDFLGEKQIPAIAYWGVHTARAVENFAISGTRISAMPDLVRALAYVKKAATRANADLGAIDRDRAAAIILACEDLIDGKLLGEFVVDVIQGGAGTSTNMNANEVICNLALEKLGHEKGRYDVLHPNDHVNASQSTNDVYPTAVRLALWFAIGRLLEAMAALRRSFEAKALEFKDVLKIGRTQLQDAVPMTLGQEFLTYAIMIGEDEARLGEARALIEEINLGATAIGTGINAPLGYANLACQYLAEQTGVPLKQAANLIEATQDTGAFVQLSGVLKRVATKLSKTCNDLRLLSSGPQAGFGEIRLPARQAGSSIMPGKVNPVIPEVMNQVAFEVIGNDITVTMASEAGQLQLNAFEPIMGWSLFKSIQHLGNACLTLRINCIDGIEANREFLAKRVRESVTLVTALNPLIGYEKAALIAKTALATGGPIDLVAESLGIMTRAEMEALLVPENLTQPVRLTAAPLPPAAEPSGTKAA, from the coding sequence ATGAGCTCCAATTTCAGGACTGAACACGACTTCCTCGGCGAAAAGCAGATACCTGCCATCGCCTACTGGGGCGTGCACACGGCGCGTGCCGTCGAGAACTTCGCGATCTCCGGCACCCGCATCTCGGCCATGCCAGACCTCGTGCGTGCGCTGGCCTACGTGAAGAAGGCGGCCACCCGCGCCAATGCCGACCTGGGTGCCATCGACCGCGACCGCGCCGCCGCGATCATCCTGGCCTGCGAGGACCTCATCGACGGCAAGCTGCTCGGTGAATTCGTGGTCGACGTGATCCAGGGCGGCGCCGGCACCTCGACCAACATGAACGCCAACGAGGTCATCTGCAACCTCGCGCTGGAGAAGCTGGGCCACGAGAAGGGGCGCTACGACGTGCTGCACCCCAACGACCACGTCAACGCCTCGCAGAGCACCAACGACGTGTATCCGACGGCGGTGCGGCTGGCGCTGTGGTTCGCCATCGGACGGCTGCTCGAAGCCATGGCCGCGCTGCGCCGCAGCTTCGAGGCCAAGGCGCTGGAGTTCAAGGACGTCCTCAAGATCGGCCGCACGCAACTGCAAGACGCGGTGCCCATGACGCTGGGCCAGGAGTTCCTGACCTACGCCATCATGATCGGGGAAGACGAGGCCCGCCTTGGCGAGGCTCGCGCGCTGATCGAGGAAATCAACCTCGGCGCCACTGCCATCGGCACCGGCATCAACGCGCCGCTCGGCTATGCCAACCTGGCCTGCCAGTACCTGGCCGAGCAGACCGGCGTGCCGCTCAAGCAGGCCGCCAACCTGATCGAAGCCACGCAGGACACCGGCGCCTTCGTGCAACTGTCGGGCGTGCTCAAGCGCGTCGCGACCAAGCTCAGCAAGACCTGCAACGACCTGCGCCTTTTGTCCAGCGGCCCGCAGGCCGGCTTCGGCGAGATCCGGCTGCCGGCGCGGCAGGCCGGCTCGTCGATCATGCCGGGCAAGGTCAACCCGGTGATCCCGGAAGTCATGAACCAGGTGGCCTTCGAGGTCATCGGCAACGACATCACCGTCACGATGGCCTCGGAAGCCGGGCAACTGCAGCTCAACGCCTTCGAGCCGATCATGGGCTGGAGCCTGTTCAAGAGCATCCAGCACCTGGGCAACGCCTGCCTCACGCTGCGCATCAACTGCATCGACGGCATCGAGGCGAACCGCGAATTCCTGGCCAAGCGGGTGCGCGAGTCGGTCACACTGGTTACCGCGCTCAACCCGCTGATCGGCTACGAAAAGGCCGCGCTCATCGCCAAGACCGCGCTGGCCACCGGCGGCCCCATCGACCTGGTGGCCGAATCGCTGGGCATCATGACTCGCGCCGAGATGGAAGCGTTGCTCGTGCCGGAGAACCTGACCCAGCCCGTGCGCCTGACGGCGGCACCGCTTCCGCCGGCTGCGGAGCCTTCGGGCACAAAGGCTGCTTAG